One Sphingomonas limnosediminicola DNA segment encodes these proteins:
- a CDS encoding J domain-containing protein produces the protein MASSVKSLSNHYEVLGLSPTASQDEINQAFAKNMGMFGARPFAEAAKVSLAFEVLRDPAKRREYDRSIGLKAKPEPYKWTFAVAPQRGLPFAVAAVPKVVAEPTAPKPHVTQAEAEAKRAEDKLASLIQSLRDLSEPTAPQSAPEKLPTAKEAVTPQPEVNDAPPPLRVPLFVNLEMADDSSEREFLRQDWRRPVYVLGALLVGTGILGAVAGLSVTGNNSEAQAEPAVTVAVPTAKVRTPAANEAVDPALAAETSAAPQPAPYIEPRHRISRPQLAASKVEVPEVTQEAAPVEAAAADPLAPQPEVTTAVAAKLPLSNAVIARTISRIGYACGSVSSATAVEGSPGSFNVTCTSGHSYRAAPVKGRYRFKRLG, from the coding sequence ATGGCTAGCTCGGTCAAGTCGCTGTCAAATCATTACGAGGTGCTCGGGCTGTCGCCGACGGCAAGCCAGGACGAGATCAACCAGGCGTTCGCGAAGAACATGGGCATGTTCGGCGCGCGTCCGTTCGCCGAGGCCGCGAAGGTCAGCTTGGCTTTCGAAGTGCTCCGCGATCCGGCCAAGCGGCGTGAATACGATCGCTCGATCGGCCTGAAGGCTAAGCCCGAGCCATACAAGTGGACCTTCGCCGTGGCGCCGCAGCGTGGGCTGCCGTTCGCCGTCGCGGCCGTGCCGAAGGTCGTCGCCGAGCCGACGGCGCCGAAGCCGCATGTCACCCAGGCGGAGGCAGAGGCGAAGCGCGCGGAAGACAAGCTCGCATCGCTGATTCAATCGCTCCGCGATCTTTCGGAGCCGACTGCACCGCAATCGGCGCCCGAGAAGCTGCCGACGGCGAAAGAAGCCGTCACGCCTCAGCCGGAAGTCAATGACGCGCCGCCCCCGTTGCGTGTGCCGTTGTTCGTGAACCTGGAGATGGCCGATGATTCGTCTGAACGTGAATTCCTTCGGCAGGATTGGCGACGGCCGGTCTATGTGTTGGGCGCGCTGCTCGTCGGCACCGGGATCCTCGGCGCCGTCGCCGGTCTATCGGTGACCGGCAACAATAGCGAAGCTCAGGCCGAGCCCGCGGTCACCGTCGCGGTTCCTACGGCTAAAGTGCGGACACCGGCTGCGAATGAGGCTGTCGATCCGGCCTTGGCGGCCGAAACGTCCGCGGCACCGCAACCGGCACCCTACATCGAACCGCGGCACCGCATTTCACGACCGCAGTTAGCTGCGTCGAAGGTCGAGGTTCCGGAAGTGACGCAAGAAGCCGCACCAGTTGAGGCTGCGGCTGCCGATCCACTCGCGCCGCAGCCGGAGGTAACGACCGCGGTCGCAGCCAAGTTGCCACTGTCCAATGCCGTCATCGCCCGGACGATCAGCCGTATCGGCTATGCTTGCGGCTCTGTTTCGTCGGCGACCGCCGTCGAAGGCTCGCCCGGCTCGTTCAACGTGACCTGCACGTCGGGCCACTCCTATCGCGCCGCGCCCGTGAAGGGCCGGTATCGCTTCAAGCGCCTGGGCTGA
- the lptG gene encoding LPS export ABC transporter permease LptG, protein MNLSFFPSRRLAFYMVRLFITRSLGVLIALVMVLMTLDLLGESGKILAVPGNGDAELWRYVALRIPLLIQRFLPFSVLLGTLIAFVGLNQNSEVVAMKAAGLSAHQILAPLVVASIGIAAALFAFNETIVVNSARIVNAWSDNDYKPLPPDRGILTNVWVLNGDDLIRAGIVNGRGNRLVARQVRVYDRSGGVLRRVLVADTATPQPGSREWRFENVRVYDADMNVVRRLPVSAGLGGVTPDQLTLAKVDPSELDYWTLKRRIKELEAAGRPTDEARAGLAHKISGPLSTLLMPLLAAVAAFGLARSGQVLLRACLGMALGFAYFVADNFSLAMGNAGAYSPFIAAWAPFLLFLLIGETVLVRTEE, encoded by the coding sequence ATCAACCTCAGCTTCTTTCCGTCGCGCCGGCTCGCGTTCTACATGGTCCGGCTGTTCATCACGCGCAGCCTCGGCGTGCTCATCGCGCTGGTGATGGTGCTAATGACCCTCGACCTTCTCGGCGAGTCCGGTAAGATCCTCGCCGTGCCCGGCAATGGCGATGCCGAGTTGTGGCGCTACGTCGCGTTGCGCATCCCGCTGCTGATCCAGCGCTTCCTGCCCTTTTCGGTCCTGCTCGGTACCTTGATCGCGTTCGTCGGGCTGAACCAGAATAGCGAGGTCGTGGCGATGAAGGCGGCAGGCCTGTCCGCGCACCAGATCCTTGCCCCGCTGGTGGTCGCCAGCATCGGCATTGCCGCCGCTTTGTTCGCCTTCAACGAAACGATCGTCGTCAACAGTGCTCGCATCGTTAACGCCTGGTCGGACAACGACTATAAACCCCTCCCACCCGACCGGGGCATCCTGACGAACGTGTGGGTGCTGAACGGCGACGACCTCATCCGCGCCGGTATCGTCAACGGCCGCGGTAACCGGCTCGTTGCTCGGCAGGTCCGTGTCTACGACCGGTCGGGCGGCGTCCTTCGCCGCGTACTAGTCGCCGACACCGCCACGCCGCAGCCAGGTTCCCGCGAATGGCGGTTCGAAAATGTTCGCGTCTACGACGCCGACATGAATGTCGTTCGACGATTGCCGGTCTCAGCCGGCCTAGGCGGCGTAACGCCCGACCAGCTCACCCTAGCCAAGGTCGACCCTTCCGAGCTCGATTATTGGACGCTTAAGCGCCGGATCAAGGAACTCGAAGCCGCGGGCCGGCCGACCGACGAAGCCCGGGCCGGCCTCGCCCACAAGATCAGCGGGCCGCTGTCGACCTTGCTCATGCCCTTGCTCGCGGCGGTGGCCGCCTTCGGCCTCGCGCGCTCGGGCCAGGTCCTGCTTCGCGCGTGCCTCGGCATGGCGCTCGGCTTCGCTTATTTCGTTGCGGACAATTTCAGCCTCGCGATGGGCAATGCCGGCGCATACTCGCCCTTCATCGCTGCCTGGGCGCCATTCCTGTTATTCCTACTGATCGGCGAAACCGTTCTCGTTCGCACCGAAGAGTAG
- a CDS encoding diacylglycerol/lipid kinase family protein translates to MASVEGGEASSEDYSIASQLAVRAPRVRIALLSNPRSTGNIAQLPRIRAYCDEHPDVFHYEVEEASQIGEAMKVIARVRPKVLAINGGDGTVQAALTELYNGGHFGDTPPPVAVLPSGKTNLIALDLGARGDPIATLEQLIELARTDHLAPYTVSRELIALRHPGSPDRPVIGMFLGGAGLADTMLYCRERIYPLGLPNGIAHGITAFAMLAKMFFKMKSSFLPPDPEPLNISMSDGGNRLSGKFSLLAVTTLEKLLLKSDLGTRRAGSLRILAVEERPMSILRGIAASIAGKLGQASLRGVHFEQADEITIEGDRSNLILDGETFRTEAGRPISLRPALPLSFVKLAA, encoded by the coding sequence ATGGCAAGCGTAGAAGGAGGGGAGGCGTCGTCGGAGGATTACTCCATCGCGTCGCAGCTCGCCGTCCGCGCGCCCCGCGTCCGCATCGCATTGCTGTCCAATCCGCGCTCGACCGGAAACATCGCCCAGTTGCCGCGCATCCGGGCTTATTGCGACGAGCACCCCGACGTCTTCCACTATGAGGTCGAAGAGGCCAGCCAGATCGGCGAAGCGATGAAGGTCATCGCCCGCGTCCGGCCGAAAGTCCTCGCCATCAATGGCGGCGACGGGACGGTGCAGGCGGCGCTGACGGAACTTTACAACGGCGGGCATTTTGGCGACACGCCCCCGCCGGTGGCTGTGCTTCCGAGCGGCAAGACCAACCTGATCGCGCTCGACCTCGGCGCGCGGGGGGACCCGATCGCGACGCTCGAGCAACTGATCGAACTGGCACGCACCGACCACCTTGCGCCCTACACGGTCTCGCGCGAGCTGATCGCGCTGCGCCATCCCGGGAGTCCCGACCGGCCGGTGATCGGCATGTTCCTGGGCGGCGCCGGCCTTGCCGACACGATGCTTTACTGCCGTGAACGCATTTATCCCCTGGGTCTCCCGAACGGTATCGCGCACGGCATCACGGCCTTCGCAATGCTCGCCAAGATGTTCTTCAAGATGAAAAGCAGCTTCCTGCCGCCAGATCCCGAGCCGCTGAACATTTCGATGAGCGACGGCGGGAACCGGCTTTCCGGCAAGTTCTCGCTCCTCGCCGTGACGACGCTGGAAAAGCTTCTGTTGAAAAGCGACCTCGGAACGCGTCGCGCAGGATCGCTCAGGATCCTTGCGGTGGAAGAGCGGCCGATGTCGATCTTGCGCGGGATCGCCGCAAGCATCGCAGGTAAACTCGGGCAGGCTTCGCTGCGGGGCGTGCATTTCGAACAGGCCGATGAAATCACGATAGAGGGCGATCGTTCAAACCTCATCCTGGATGGCGAGACGTTCCGCACCGAGGCCGGTCGCCCGATCAGCCTGCGGCCGGCGCTACCGCTGTCGTTCGTCAAGCTGGCGGCGTAA
- the lptF gene encoding LPS export ABC transporter permease LptF, with translation MRQTALLDHYLARSIAVPLVGSLLLAAMLLVLDKMLRLFQYVVDAGGPVSVVWRMLANLLPEYLALGIPIGLMLGILLAFRRLALTSELDAMRGVGLGYSRLLRVPYAYAIPLAAINLFIVGYLEPYTHYRYEGLRFDLNSGALGAAIKVGEFNHLGKRLTLRIERSENKGTQLHGIFVQMDDPKGMAVAATAENGKFLSTDDPNLILFRMTKGRLVQDSPKFPVPRTLAFDLYTLPINLPAIDQFRRRGGTVSDELYLHELWQAGYGGEAPNEHQKLEAQAAFHFRLVEVMMMLMLPLLAIALAVPPKRSSSSLGIFLGILIVVAYHKVNQYAEQAATNGQINAVVGLWVPLVLFASMILWMYHILAHKPGGQPIGALEWFASKTARRIRNLLPKARAA, from the coding sequence TTGCGCCAGACCGCGCTTCTTGACCACTATCTTGCCCGCTCCATCGCCGTGCCGCTGGTCGGATCGCTGCTGCTCGCCGCCATGCTTCTCGTGCTCGATAAGATGCTCCGGCTGTTCCAATATGTCGTCGATGCGGGCGGACCGGTCAGCGTCGTTTGGCGAATGCTTGCGAATTTGCTTCCCGAATATCTGGCACTCGGCATCCCGATCGGCCTGATGCTCGGCATCCTGCTCGCCTTCCGGCGGCTAGCTTTGACGTCGGAACTGGATGCAATGCGCGGCGTCGGTCTCGGCTACAGCCGCCTGCTGCGGGTTCCTTACGCCTACGCAATCCCGCTTGCCGCCATCAACCTGTTCATCGTCGGCTACCTCGAGCCCTACACTCACTATCGCTACGAAGGGCTTCGCTTCGACCTCAACTCGGGCGCGCTCGGCGCAGCGATAAAGGTCGGCGAGTTCAACCACCTCGGCAAGCGCCTGACGCTCCGCATCGAGCGCAGCGAGAACAAGGGCACCCAACTCCACGGCATCTTCGTGCAGATGGACGACCCGAAGGGCATGGCGGTCGCTGCCACCGCCGAGAACGGCAAGTTCCTGTCTACCGACGACCCCAATCTTATTCTGTTCCGAATGACCAAGGGCCGCCTCGTTCAGGATTCGCCCAAGTTCCCGGTGCCCCGTACCCTCGCCTTCGACCTCTACACCTTGCCGATCAACCTGCCCGCTATCGACCAGTTCCGGCGCCGTGGCGGGACCGTGTCCGACGAGCTTTACCTCCACGAGCTATGGCAGGCCGGCTATGGGGGAGAGGCACCCAACGAGCATCAGAAGCTGGAAGCGCAGGCCGCCTTCCACTTCCGCCTTGTCGAGGTGATGATGATGCTTATGCTGCCGTTGCTGGCCATCGCGCTCGCCGTTCCGCCCAAGCGAAGCTCCTCCTCCCTCGGCATCTTCCTCGGCATCCTGATCGTCGTCGCCTATCACAAGGTGAACCAATATGCGGAGCAGGCGGCGACCAACGGGCAGATCAATGCCGTCGTCGGTTTGTGGGTGCCGCTCGTCCTGTTCGCCTCGATGATTCTGTGGATGTACCACATCCTCGCGCACAAGCCGGGCGGCCAGCCGATTGGCGCGCTCGAATGGTTCGCGTCCAAGACCGCGCGCCGCATACGTAACCTGCTGCCAAAGGCGCGCGCGGCTTGA
- a CDS encoding VWA domain-containing protein, producing the protein MWRQQRATGLALAVMFLVSCAKSAVEAPVASPVDAAQEAKSGEIVLTGTRVPPASVSQRADSLAMIAPPPPPPPPPPMAPGMYVPQNWSPPYHDVGRDKFTHVDENPFKIAQEAPVSTFSIDVDTASYSWVRASLNQNVLPQPASVRTEEMVNYFPYDYAAPRSKEQPFATNVTIMPSPWSAGRKLIRIGIKGYSVTPAARSRTNLVFLIDTSGSMQEPNKLPLVKQSLEMLLDKLAPTDTVAIVTYAGNAGTALEPTMAREKRKIEAVIDSLGAGGSTAGAEGIRQAYALAEANLDPHGVNRVILATDGDFNVGITDQEELKGYIEREREKGVFLSVLGYGMGNYNDALMQVLAQNGNGTAAYIDTLSEARKTLVEEAGSTLFPIAKDVKIQVEFNPATVAEYRLIGYETRALNRGDFDNDKVDAGDVGSGQTVTAMYEIVPVGGPRTMSDLRYSVPARSIACSRGEYGFVKIRYKLPKSNTSRLISTPVGRGVEVASLAAAPQDARFAAAVTGFAELLRGGKYSGTLTYDDVLKLAASARGKDEFGYRSEFMQLVRAAKSARTLAKLEE; encoded by the coding sequence ATGTGGCGCCAACAACGAGCCACCGGCCTGGCTCTGGCCGTCATGTTCCTGGTGTCTTGCGCCAAGTCGGCGGTCGAGGCGCCGGTGGCATCGCCCGTCGACGCAGCGCAGGAAGCAAAGTCGGGAGAGATTGTCCTCACCGGTACGCGGGTCCCTCCCGCATCGGTGAGCCAACGCGCGGATTCCCTGGCGATGATCGCGCCGCCGCCACCTCCTCCGCCGCCGCCCCCAATGGCGCCGGGCATGTACGTCCCCCAGAATTGGTCGCCCCCTTATCATGACGTCGGACGCGACAAGTTCACGCATGTGGACGAGAACCCGTTCAAGATCGCGCAGGAAGCGCCGGTTTCGACCTTCTCGATCGACGTCGACACGGCGTCCTATTCCTGGGTGCGGGCGTCGCTGAACCAGAATGTGCTGCCGCAGCCGGCGTCGGTCCGAACCGAGGAAATGGTGAACTATTTCCCCTACGATTATGCCGCCCCTCGCTCCAAGGAGCAGCCGTTCGCAACAAATGTCACGATCATGCCCAGCCCGTGGTCGGCCGGGCGCAAGCTTATCCGCATCGGCATCAAGGGCTATTCGGTGACGCCGGCAGCGCGGTCGCGCACGAACCTCGTCTTCCTGATCGACACGTCGGGTTCGATGCAGGAGCCGAATAAGCTGCCGCTCGTGAAGCAGTCGCTCGAGATGCTGCTCGACAAGCTGGCGCCAACCGACACGGTCGCGATCGTGACCTATGCCGGTAATGCGGGTACCGCGCTGGAGCCGACGATGGCGCGCGAAAAGCGCAAGATCGAGGCGGTGATCGACTCGCTCGGCGCGGGCGGAAGCACAGCGGGCGCGGAAGGTATCCGCCAAGCTTACGCGCTGGCCGAGGCCAATCTCGATCCGCACGGCGTCAATCGCGTCATCCTGGCGACCGACGGCGACTTCAATGTCGGCATCACCGACCAGGAGGAGTTGAAGGGCTATATCGAGCGTGAGCGCGAGAAGGGCGTTTTCTTGTCCGTGCTCGGTTACGGCATGGGCAATTACAACGACGCGCTGATGCAGGTGCTGGCCCAGAACGGCAACGGTACCGCAGCCTATATCGACACGCTTTCGGAGGCGCGGAAGACGCTGGTCGAGGAAGCGGGATCGACGCTGTTCCCGATCGCCAAGGACGTGAAGATCCAGGTCGAGTTCAACCCGGCGACGGTCGCCGAGTATCGGCTGATCGGGTACGAGACCCGCGCGCTCAATCGCGGCGACTTCGACAATGACAAGGTCGATGCGGGCGACGTCGGGTCGGGCCAGACGGTCACGGCGATGTACGAGATCGTGCCGGTCGGCGGACCGCGGACGATGAGCGACCTTCGCTACTCGGTCCCGGCGAGGTCGATTGCGTGTAGCCGCGGCGAATATGGCTTCGTGAAGATCCGCTACAAATTGCCGAAGTCGAACACGAGCCGGCTGATCTCGACGCCGGTCGGTCGTGGCGTGGAAGTCGCCAGCCTCGCCGCAGCGCCGCAGGACGCACGCTTCGCGGCGGCGGTGACCGGCTTCGCCGAGCTTCTGCGCGGAGGGAAGTATAGCGGAACTCTGACCTATGACGACGTGCTGAAGCTGGCGGCTTCTGCGCGTGGCAAGGACGAGTTCGGATACCGGTCGGAGTTCATGCAACTGGTGCGGGCTGCGAAGAGCGCCCGGACGCTCGCGAAGCTGGAGGAGTGA
- a CDS encoding acyl carrier protein gives MSDRQQIAAKVLELVEPFNKKGVAVTEATRFAQDLEWDSLTVLDFVANIEDEFDVIISMNMQAEIETVGQLIDALQRLTAGK, from the coding sequence ATGTCCGACCGCCAGCAGATAGCCGCCAAAGTCCTCGAACTCGTCGAGCCCTTCAACAAAAAGGGTGTCGCCGTCACCGAAGCCACGCGCTTCGCGCAGGATCTTGAGTGGGACAGCCTCACCGTCCTCGACTTCGTCGCCAACATCGAAGACGAATTCGACGTCATCATTAGCATGAACATGCAGGCGGAGATCGAGACCGTCGGCCAGCTGATCGACGCGCTGCAGCGGCTCACCGCAGGCAAGTGA
- a CDS encoding glutathione S-transferase family protein produces the protein MKPIITAFANSPDRGRGLARDMRVRWALEEVGQPYDVRLVTFKEMKEPAHLARSPFGQIPTYEEGDLTLFETGAIMLHIATTRAGLLPEEPNARERAIMWMFAALSTMEPPVIQYEVSAFFEKDKSWSSERLPLVIERVRDRLDQLSAFLGDADWLEGDFSAGDLMMIEVLIRLGSSNLLDDYPNLAAYVARAKARPAFKRAFEAQYQVFLAASKS, from the coding sequence ATGAAGCCGATCATCACCGCTTTCGCCAATTCGCCCGATCGCGGACGGGGCCTGGCGCGCGACATGCGCGTGCGCTGGGCGCTAGAAGAGGTCGGCCAGCCCTACGACGTGCGCCTCGTCACCTTCAAGGAGATGAAGGAGCCCGCGCACCTCGCCCGCTCGCCGTTCGGCCAGATCCCAACCTATGAGGAAGGCGACCTCACGTTGTTCGAGACGGGCGCGATCATGCTGCACATCGCCACTACCCGCGCCGGCCTCCTACCCGAAGAGCCGAACGCCCGCGAGCGCGCGATCATGTGGATGTTCGCCGCGCTCAGCACGATGGAGCCGCCGGTCATCCAGTATGAAGTCTCCGCATTTTTCGAGAAGGACAAAAGCTGGAGCTCGGAGCGGCTGCCGCTCGTCATCGAGCGCGTTCGCGACCGCCTCGATCAGTTGTCCGCTTTTCTCGGCGACGCCGACTGGCTCGAAGGCGACTTCAGCGCCGGTGACCTGATGATGATCGAAGTGCTGATCCGTCTCGGCAGCTCGAACCTGCTGGACGATTACCCGAACCTCGCCGCTTATGTTGCACGAGCCAAGGCGCGGCCCGCCTTCAAGCGCGCCTTCGAGGCCCAGTATCAGGTCTTCCTCGCCGCCTCGAAAAGCTGA
- a CDS encoding ATP-binding protein yields MRFDWRRGGAAVAGLLAALALLAMIFLVKFANDSRERALAAERHTYEVALVVRNVSANVSRSEAALARFVLDEDVKGSGNIYASDWQLAGFQIDQLSNLMRTSPEQLRRVAELRQLYRKRGEELSLAARAALQKQGDAGISYFYQAATQGSGRRLDDKLEEIIRAERSSLRSRIEASQFFSEQASRRSDYLSWIGFIVGLGAIFLGVVSVQALRQNAAARRQIESEAERSEALEQAVRQRTQELWEANQALKAEAAEREAAEAQLRQVQKMEAVGQLTGGIAHDFNNMLAVVVGGIDLALRRLNGPRREVMMHLNNAMEGATRAAALTRRLLSFARSEPLLPERVDSNELIGGMSDLLDRTLGERIRIEVDRAPETWPTYVDPHQLENAILNLAVNARDAMDGQGSMRIATENVKLAANAVGDIRAGDYVKISVTDTGCGMPPDVLERAFEPFFTTKPVGKGTGLGLSQIFGFAHQSGGEVGIDSQVGRGTSVAIYLPRTEVAAPLRIHPATSAQRADTDARVPGARILLVEDDPRVCAATVDALEDLDYDPIACSSGADAIRVFQEQVFDLVITDVIMPEMTGPELIRYLKRTSPHDFAVLFVTGYVGEGESDDLRGHELLRKPFTVGALASAVSAALARTASEPPRTSAAGGAG; encoded by the coding sequence GTGAGGTTTGACTGGCGCCGCGGCGGTGCCGCTGTAGCCGGCCTTCTGGCTGCGCTTGCGCTCCTCGCGATGATCTTCCTCGTCAAGTTCGCCAACGACTCCCGAGAACGCGCACTGGCGGCTGAACGCCACACGTATGAAGTCGCGCTCGTCGTCCGCAACGTCAGCGCCAACGTTTCCCGTTCCGAAGCCGCCCTCGCCCGCTTCGTCCTCGACGAAGACGTGAAGGGGAGCGGCAACATTTATGCCAGCGACTGGCAGCTCGCCGGCTTCCAGATCGACCAGCTCAGCAACCTGATGCGCACGAGCCCCGAACAGCTGCGCCGCGTTGCCGAGCTTCGCCAGCTCTACCGCAAGCGCGGCGAGGAGCTGTCGCTCGCCGCCCGTGCCGCGCTCCAGAAGCAGGGCGACGCCGGCATCAGCTATTTCTACCAAGCCGCGACGCAGGGCTCGGGCAGGCGCCTCGACGACAAGCTCGAAGAAATCATCCGCGCCGAGCGCTCCTCGCTCCGCTCGCGGATCGAGGCCAGCCAGTTCTTCTCCGAACAGGCCAGCCGCCGGAGCGACTACCTCAGCTGGATTGGCTTCATCGTCGGGCTCGGCGCCATCTTCCTTGGGGTCGTCTCGGTCCAGGCGCTGCGCCAGAACGCCGCCGCGCGCCGCCAGATAGAGAGCGAAGCCGAACGCTCCGAAGCGCTTGAACAGGCGGTCCGCCAGCGGACGCAGGAGCTTTGGGAGGCTAACCAGGCGCTCAAGGCCGAAGCGGCCGAACGCGAAGCGGCCGAGGCGCAGCTGCGCCAGGTCCAGAAGATGGAGGCCGTCGGCCAGCTTACCGGCGGCATCGCGCACGACTTCAACAACATGCTCGCCGTCGTCGTCGGCGGTATCGACCTCGCCTTGCGCCGCCTGAACGGTCCTCGCCGCGAAGTCATGATGCACCTCAACAATGCAATGGAAGGCGCCACGCGCGCCGCTGCGCTGACCCGGCGCCTGCTGTCCTTCGCTCGCTCCGAACCGCTGCTGCCGGAGCGCGTCGACAGCAACGAGCTGATCGGCGGCATGTCCGACCTTCTCGATCGTACCCTGGGCGAGCGCATCCGCATCGAAGTCGACAGGGCGCCGGAGACGTGGCCCACCTACGTCGACCCGCATCAGCTTGAAAACGCCATCCTCAACCTTGCGGTCAACGCGCGCGACGCGATGGATGGCCAAGGCTCGATGCGCATCGCCACCGAAAATGTGAAGCTTGCGGCCAACGCCGTTGGCGACATCCGTGCGGGCGATTATGTGAAGATCAGCGTCACGGACACCGGCTGCGGCATGCCGCCGGACGTGCTCGAGCGCGCGTTCGAACCCTTCTTCACCACAAAGCCGGTCGGCAAGGGCACTGGCCTCGGCCTCAGCCAGATTTTCGGCTTCGCGCACCAGTCGGGCGGCGAGGTCGGAATCGACAGCCAAGTCGGGCGCGGCACGTCGGTCGCAATCTACCTGCCCCGCACCGAAGTGGCGGCGCCTCTACGTATCCATCCGGCGACGTCAGCCCAGCGCGCCGACACGGACGCTCGCGTTCCCGGCGCTCGCATCCTCCTCGTCGAGGACGATCCGCGCGTCTGCGCGGCGACCGTCGATGCGCTCGAAGACCTCGATTACGACCCGATCGCGTGCAGCAGCGGCGCCGACGCCATCCGCGTCTTCCAGGAACAGGTGTTCGACCTCGTCATCACCGACGTGATCATGCCCGAGATGACGGGGCCCGAGCTAATCCGCTACTTGAAGCGCACCTCACCCCACGACTTCGCGGTGCTGTTCGTCACGGGCTACGTCGGCGAGGGCGAAAGCGACGACCTTCGTGGGCATGAACTACTCCGCAAGCCCTTCACAGTCGGTGCCCTGGCGAGCGCCGTTTCCGCCGCCCTCGCGCGGACAGCTAGCGAACCGCCCCGGACTTCAGCAGCCGGGGGAGCAGGCTGA
- the spt gene encoding serine palmitoyltransferase, with translation MTDLFSKFDPLIQQREDLLSTGVTDPFNLVMERVESPTVAICNGRRTILLGTYNYMGMTFDPDVVAAGKKALDEFGSGTTGSRVLNGTYGGHKAVEQALCDFYAMDHAMVFSTGYQANLGIISTIAGKDDYIVLDIDSHASIYDGCALGNAQIVPFRHNDIEALEKRLKRIPEDAGKLVVLEGVYSMLGDIAPLKEMVAVSKANGAMVLVDEAHSMGFIGEHGRGVAEAQGIIDDVDFIIGTFSKSVGTVGGFCVSNHPKFEILRLVCRPYVFTASLPPSVVATAATSIRKLMDSADKRAHLWENSKRLHAGLRQLGFTLGTEEAQSAIIAVIMPDLETGAAMWEALLQEGLYVNLARPPATPAGMTLLRCSLCALHSEEQVGEILTMFAAAGRATGCIS, from the coding sequence GTGACCGACCTCTTCTCCAAGTTCGACCCGCTGATCCAGCAGCGCGAGGATCTGCTGTCGACTGGCGTCACCGACCCGTTCAACCTGGTGATGGAGCGGGTCGAGAGTCCGACCGTCGCCATCTGCAACGGCCGACGGACGATCCTTCTCGGCACTTACAATTATATGGGGATGACCTTCGACCCCGACGTCGTTGCGGCGGGCAAGAAGGCGCTTGACGAATTCGGCAGCGGCACGACTGGTAGCCGCGTCCTCAACGGCACCTATGGCGGCCACAAGGCGGTCGAGCAGGCGCTGTGCGACTTCTACGCCATGGACCACGCCATGGTTTTCTCGACCGGCTACCAGGCGAACCTCGGAATCATTTCGACAATCGCTGGGAAGGACGACTACATCGTCCTCGACATCGACAGCCACGCGTCGATCTACGACGGATGCGCGCTCGGCAACGCGCAGATCGTGCCGTTCCGCCACAACGACATCGAAGCGCTCGAAAAGCGGCTCAAGCGCATCCCCGAAGACGCCGGAAAGCTTGTCGTCCTCGAAGGCGTCTATTCGATGCTCGGCGACATCGCGCCGCTCAAGGAGATGGTCGCCGTGTCCAAGGCCAACGGCGCGATGGTCCTCGTCGATGAAGCGCATTCGATGGGCTTCATTGGCGAGCACGGCCGTGGCGTCGCCGAGGCGCAGGGCATCATCGACGACGTCGACTTCATCATCGGCACGTTTTCGAAGTCAGTCGGCACGGTCGGCGGCTTCTGCGTCTCCAACCACCCGAAGTTCGAGATTCTGCGACTGGTTTGCCGTCCCTACGTTTTCACCGCCTCTCTCCCGCCGAGCGTCGTGGCGACCGCCGCCACTTCGATCCGCAAGTTGATGGACAGCGCCGACAAGCGCGCTCACCTGTGGGAGAATAGCAAGCGGCTCCACGCCGGCCTTCGCCAGCTTGGCTTCACGCTCGGCACCGAAGAGGCGCAGTCGGCCATCATCGCCGTCATCATGCCCGACCTCGAGACCGGCGCCGCGATGTGGGAGGCCCTTCTGCAGGAGGGCCTCTACGTGAACCTCGCCCGTCCGCCGGCGACCCCTGCAGGCATGACCTTGCTACGCTGCTCGCTATGCGCTTTGCACAGCGAGGAGCAGGTCGGAGAGATATTAACCATGTTTGCTGCGGCGGGACGTGCAACAGGCTGTATAAGCTGA